In Candidatus Poribacteria bacterium, the sequence CAGAGGTTACCTCAAAGGTCGTCACATTCTGAATGGATTGTCCCTGGGGCGCGATCTTCAAGACTTCCCCCTGAAATGGCGTATCGGGATAGGCTTCGACGGTAATCGTCACGGGTTGTCCTATCTCCACCTTACCGATGTCGGTCTCATCTACCTCTGTTACGACATAGACGGTGTCAAGGTCTGCCATGGTGACAAGCGTCTGTCCTTCTTCCGAGGCGAGTGAGGAGAGGCGTGAGGTAATTACCTGCCCTTGCTCCACTTTCTTTTCCAAGATTGTTCCAGCGATGGGTGCTTTGATGATGGTATCGTCATATTCAATCTGACGGAGTTCCAGTTGCGTTTCACTGCGTTTGACTGATGAGCGTGCGGTCTCCAGATCGCGTTGTTTACGCTCAATCTGTTTCTGGTTCGCCTTTGTAAGTTTCAAAGCCTCTTCCGCTTGGACGATCCGTTGCTGCTGCAGTTCGATATCCATGTCTCGTGTGGTTTCAGCCACCACTCGCTCCCTGGCAACTTCAAGGTTAAATTCCGCCTTTTTAATATCGGCTGCTCCCAATTCGAGTTCGGCTTCAGTCGCGGGTTTCTCAACCAATTTCAGATTTTCTTCAGCAGACTGATAGCGTGCCTGTGCGGACTTAAGTTGTGCCTGTGAAGATTCTAACGATGCTTGTGAAATGAGTTCTTTCGCGTAAAGTGTTTGATTTCTTTTATGTTCTGCTGTTACCAATTCCAAGTTCGCCTCTTCCTGATCCAACGAATTTTTCGCGCGGCGTCTATTTTCCTCCCGCACCTCACCAGAGGTTAGCAACTTATACCGAATTTTGGCAATATTGAGGCTATTTTCTGCGTCCATTACACCGCGGGCATTTGCTATCTTTTCAAGGCGGATCTCCTCCTTCAACTGGACGAGTCGCTGCTGGGCTTCAATCAGAGATTCCTCCGCCTGACGAATCTGGATTGCCGACTGCTCTTTCTGGAGTTCAAAGTCAATTTCTGCCTGTTGTAGGCGCGCTTGCGCGGATCTCAAATCGGCTTCAGCCTGCTCCAAACTAATTTGGACGTAGGTGGTTTCAATGACGGCGATGATCTCATCTT encodes:
- a CDS encoding HlyD family efflux transporter periplasmic adaptor subunit; the encoded protein is MLGLGRWKIIAIVGAVVLIVAAVAVGRIVFTNSDGTDGAETPEIKTAMVERGDIAVTIDATGTIKPLNIVEVSSKASGKILELRVDAGDYVEKDEIIAVIETTYVQISLEQAEADLRSAQARLQQAEIDFELQKEQSAIQIRQAEESLIEAQQRLVQLKEEIRLEKIANARGVMDAENSLNIAKIRYKLLTSGEVREENRRRAKNSLDQEEANLELVTAEHKRNQTLYAKELISQASLESSQAQLKSAQARYQSAEENLKLVEKPATEAELELGAADIKKAEFNLEVARERVVAETTRDMDIELQQQRIVQAEEALKLTKANQKQIERKQRDLETARSSVKRSETQLELRQIEYDDTIIKAPIAGTILEKKVEQGQVITSRLSSLASEEGQTLVTMADLDTVYVVTEVDETDIGKVEIGQPVTITVEAYPDTPFQGEVLKIAPQGQSIQNVTTFEVTSELKNVEATSTRQGMRAGAGRWGGGTRPDMANMTDEQRERFRAMRQQRQAEGGGPGERSRPTPQEAEAPAQPTQEQPVASAEEADGGDDWGGLFGGFFAEAPPEEAPAQAEPAETDEAKIPYLKPGMNATVQISAVNKTDILTLPPEAVLDMRGRKMVRIVGENGQPGRPQPIVAGVSSFDKIEIVSGLTEGDIVAIGGMQRGGAGGGEDWRRRMMQNPASTMRRMTGGGGRGR